One window of Roseisolibacter agri genomic DNA carries:
- a CDS encoding zinc ribbon domain-containing protein, with product MSAPATQSVPCPACGAAGTGRFCSTCGAPRDASVCVGCGAPLSPGAKFCHRCGLAAGSAPTTGAAPRTGAAAGAASVLPWGVAFVALLAVAAMAAGRNFGGSRGSTLDAPLNALPQASLGEGGPTGAPAGPFAGGAAGAPGGAPGTGRAPDLSQLSPRDIADRLFDRIMRLSAEGKPDSVGFFSEMALQNYAQMGTALDADLRYDMGRVAEVAGKDEIARAQADTILRQQPNHLLGLVLAVKAATMRGDAAAVATLNKRLVAAAPAERAKNLDEYQRHAADIDTALRQAATP from the coding sequence TCCGTCCCCTGCCCTGCGTGCGGCGCCGCGGGCACCGGACGGTTCTGCTCGACCTGCGGCGCCCCGCGTGACGCCAGCGTCTGCGTCGGCTGCGGCGCGCCGCTGAGCCCCGGCGCCAAGTTCTGCCACCGCTGCGGCCTCGCCGCGGGCAGCGCGCCCACCACCGGCGCCGCGCCGCGCACGGGGGCCGCCGCCGGCGCCGCCAGCGTGCTCCCCTGGGGCGTCGCCTTCGTCGCCCTGCTGGCCGTCGCCGCGATGGCCGCCGGCCGCAACTTCGGCGGCTCGCGCGGCAGCACCCTCGACGCGCCGCTCAACGCGCTCCCGCAGGCCTCCCTCGGCGAGGGCGGTCCGACGGGTGCGCCCGCCGGCCCGTTCGCGGGCGGGGCCGCCGGCGCCCCGGGCGGCGCGCCCGGCACCGGCCGCGCGCCCGACCTCTCGCAGCTGTCGCCGCGCGACATCGCCGACCGGCTCTTCGACCGCATCATGCGCCTGAGCGCCGAGGGGAAGCCCGACAGCGTCGGCTTCTTCTCGGAGATGGCCCTGCAGAACTACGCGCAGATGGGCACCGCGCTCGACGCCGACCTGCGCTACGACATGGGCCGCGTGGCCGAGGTGGCCGGCAAGGACGAGATCGCGCGCGCGCAGGCCGACACGATCCTCCGCCAGCAGCCGAACCACCTCCTCGGCCTCGTGCTGGCGGTGAAGGCGGCGACGATGCGCGGGGACGCCGCCGCCGTCGCGACCCTCAACAAGCGGCTGGTCGCCGCCGCGCCGGCCGAGCGCGCGAAGAACCTCGACGAGTACCAGCGCCACGCCGCGGACATCGACACCGCGCTCCGCCAGGCCGCCACGCCATGA
- a CDS encoding ATP-binding protein, whose amino-acid sequence MSALLKPGYLDAPRALPSAAAAALAVLGSALDDAVFGLAGDGRVVLANPAAELLLDRPAEALVGQPLDAALRGARFGSAVLALSEALAAPLPPGTGANRRFTVHDAQGRPGSAWHVVRLPAPLPLHEGTPVAAGSRAALETVVVVRSLAGAPAVGPAGPAVSRPEAETLAAVARELAQAGGDVTAALEQLSVGALALLAVEGACVVLLDDGQGVVGAAAGTLAPLRGHATELMAPPSLFAEAVTERRLLIVNAATRDPRVDPRYGHAFGMRQVLVAPLLIEGEVAAVLCAVNTARGAFSDSDGALAQRLADHGALALRNARLVRSAERAARHARLLADAGRALAQHVTPHSFFPALAQLVGDALAVCGFRILMADRGTRQVDHLYAGGTGHALPPQDDPRFWTSLGGRVVLSGAPAFASDLAAVGLRPEDAEYAGAAVAAGVRSAAFLPLTIDGEVRGLLALHFPAPRPFEVDERALLLDLAAQIAVAVRNVSLLDALRRAHARAEGAAAVARAALFAPDGAEGAAAILAALAPLVPCDGLAVSVADAERGALRCLGATGALAALRGVASPDALPAEREAGADAPLALAQARPAWVAAGAAPLSAVLVPLVAHGRVIGDVCAVSPPGVPLGDGALETLRFLAPTAALAVDVLLLDERAQHQHAEERRWAEQLRQAEKLAALGELVAGVAHEINNPLTGISAFAELLLEDGLSPEQRESARLIKREADRAVGVVRDLLAFSRKTEPEHLPLQLDALLEHVLRMRGYALRAGGVALSLDIAPQLPPVRGDEAKLQQVLLNLLLNAEYALRDATDPRLTVRARVAGPADGLVDEGVVIEVTDTGVGIPPDALARIFEPFYTTKPPGEGTGLGLSVSYGIVQAHGGDITVRSAPGEGTTFAVALPAVPPAPAGPALLDFPEEAPASALAVRSR is encoded by the coding sequence GTGTCCGCCCTCCTCAAGCCCGGCTACCTCGACGCGCCCCGCGCGCTGCCGTCCGCAGCCGCGGCGGCGCTCGCCGTGCTCGGGAGCGCGCTGGACGACGCGGTGTTCGGCCTCGCGGGCGATGGCCGCGTCGTCCTCGCCAACCCGGCGGCCGAGCTGCTGCTGGACCGGCCGGCGGAGGCGCTGGTGGGGCAGCCGCTGGACGCCGCGCTGCGCGGCGCCCGCTTCGGCAGCGCGGTGCTGGCGCTCAGCGAGGCGCTCGCCGCGCCGCTGCCGCCCGGCACGGGCGCCAACCGCCGCTTCACCGTCCACGACGCGCAGGGCCGCCCAGGGAGCGCGTGGCACGTCGTGCGGCTCCCCGCTCCGCTGCCGCTGCACGAGGGCACCCCCGTCGCCGCCGGCAGCCGCGCCGCGCTCGAGACGGTGGTCGTCGTGCGATCGCTGGCCGGCGCGCCGGCAGTCGGGCCGGCGGGCCCCGCGGTCTCGCGCCCCGAGGCGGAGACGCTGGCCGCCGTCGCGCGCGAGCTGGCGCAGGCGGGCGGCGACGTGACCGCGGCGCTGGAGCAGCTCTCCGTCGGCGCGCTCGCGCTGCTGGCGGTGGAGGGTGCGTGCGTCGTGCTGCTGGACGACGGGCAGGGCGTCGTCGGCGCGGCGGCGGGCACGCTGGCACCGCTGCGCGGCCACGCCACCGAGCTGATGGCGCCGCCCTCGCTGTTCGCCGAAGCGGTGACCGAGCGCCGGCTGCTGATCGTGAACGCGGCCACCCGCGACCCGCGCGTCGACCCGCGCTACGGCCACGCGTTCGGGATGCGGCAGGTGCTCGTCGCGCCGCTGCTGATCGAGGGCGAGGTGGCCGCGGTGCTGTGCGCGGTGAACACCGCGCGCGGCGCGTTCAGCGACTCCGACGGCGCGCTCGCGCAGCGCCTCGCCGACCACGGCGCGCTCGCGCTCCGCAACGCGCGCCTCGTGCGCAGTGCCGAGCGCGCGGCGCGGCACGCGCGCCTGCTGGCGGACGCCGGGCGGGCGCTGGCGCAGCACGTCACGCCGCACTCGTTCTTCCCCGCGCTCGCGCAGCTCGTGGGCGACGCGCTGGCGGTGTGCGGCTTCCGCATCCTCATGGCCGACCGCGGCACGCGGCAGGTGGACCACCTGTACGCGGGCGGCACGGGCCACGCGCTCCCCCCCCAGGATGACCCGCGCTTCTGGACCTCGCTCGGCGGGCGCGTGGTGCTCTCGGGCGCGCCCGCGTTCGCGTCGGACCTCGCGGCGGTGGGGCTGCGCCCCGAGGACGCCGAGTACGCCGGCGCCGCGGTGGCCGCGGGCGTGCGCAGCGCGGCGTTCCTGCCGCTGACGATCGACGGCGAGGTGCGGGGGCTGCTGGCGCTGCACTTCCCCGCGCCGCGCCCGTTCGAGGTCGACGAGCGCGCGCTGCTGCTGGACCTCGCGGCGCAGATCGCGGTCGCGGTGCGCAACGTCTCGCTGCTGGACGCGCTGCGCCGCGCGCACGCGCGCGCCGAGGGCGCGGCGGCGGTCGCGCGCGCGGCGCTGTTCGCGCCCGACGGCGCCGAGGGCGCGGCCGCGATCCTCGCCGCGCTGGCGCCGCTGGTGCCGTGCGATGGGCTCGCGGTGAGCGTCGCCGACGCGGAGCGTGGCGCGCTGCGCTGCCTGGGCGCGACGGGCGCGCTGGCGGCGCTGCGCGGCGTCGCGTCGCCGGACGCCCTGCCCGCGGAGCGCGAGGCCGGCGCCGACGCGCCCCTCGCGCTGGCGCAGGCGCGCCCGGCGTGGGTGGCGGCCGGCGCGGCGCCGCTGTCCGCGGTGCTCGTGCCGCTGGTGGCGCACGGCCGCGTGATCGGCGACGTGTGCGCCGTCTCGCCGCCGGGCGTCCCGCTCGGCGACGGCGCGCTGGAGACGCTGCGCTTCCTCGCGCCGACGGCGGCGCTGGCGGTCGACGTGCTGCTGCTCGACGAGCGCGCGCAGCACCAGCACGCCGAGGAGCGCCGCTGGGCCGAGCAGCTGCGACAGGCGGAGAAGCTGGCGGCGCTGGGCGAGCTGGTGGCCGGCGTGGCGCACGAGATCAACAATCCGCTCACCGGCATCTCCGCGTTCGCCGAGCTGCTGCTGGAGGACGGGCTGAGCCCCGAGCAGCGCGAGAGCGCGCGCCTCATCAAGCGCGAGGCCGACCGCGCGGTGGGCGTCGTGCGCGACCTGCTGGCGTTCTCGCGCAAGACGGAGCCCGAGCACCTGCCGCTGCAGCTCGACGCGCTGCTGGAGCACGTGCTGCGCATGCGCGGCTACGCGCTGCGCGCCGGCGGCGTGGCGCTGTCGCTCGACATCGCGCCGCAGCTGCCGCCGGTGCGCGGCGACGAGGCGAAGCTGCAGCAGGTGCTGCTCAACCTCCTGCTGAACGCCGAGTACGCGCTGCGCGACGCGACGGATCCGCGGCTCACGGTGCGCGCGCGCGTCGCCGGCCCGGCCGACGGGCTGGTGGACGAGGGCGTCGTGATCGAGGTCACCGACACCGGCGTCGGCATCCCGCCCGACGCGCTCGCGCGCATCTTCGAGCCGTTCTACACTACGAAGCCGCCCGGCGAGGGCACGGGGCTGGGGCTGAGCGTCAGCTACGGCATCGTGCAGGCGCACGGCGGCGACATCACGGTGCGCAGCGCGCCGGGCGAGGGGACGACCTTCGCCGTGGCGCTGCCGGCCGTGCCGCCCGCGCCCGCGGGCCCCGCCCTGCTCGACTTCCCGGAGGAGGCCCCGGCCTCCGCCCTTGCCGTCCGTTCGCGATGA
- a CDS encoding MFS transporter, with amino-acid sequence MHDPYAALRVAAFRRYIAGLLTLILATQIQGVVVSWQVYAVTHDALSLGLIGLAEALPFIGFALWAGHVADRVDRRKLTIGATVVLTLCSAALLALSLAPPAARTHVALIYAIIFVSGIARSFLNPARTALSTELVPRALLANSLTWRSTTWQTAAVGGPALGGVLYALAGAPLAYALDTALMLIALVAFVRVRHTPAPRPPATVSVGRSLLEGIAFVRRQPVLLGAMSLDLFSVLFGGAVALLPIFANEILRVGPQGLGMLRAAPAAGAVLVSLWLAHRPPVSRTGPVLLGVVAAFGLTMIGFGLSRSFALSVALLVASGGVDMVSVNIRSMLLQLLVPEHLLGRVSSVNQIFIGSSNEIGAFESGVAARLLGAAPSVVLGGALTLAVVGVTAWAVPALRKMGAIPHADDRAAA; translated from the coding sequence ATGCATGATCCGTATGCGGCGCTCCGCGTCGCCGCGTTCCGCCGCTACATCGCCGGGCTGCTGACGCTCATCCTCGCCACGCAGATCCAGGGCGTGGTGGTGTCCTGGCAGGTGTACGCGGTGACGCACGACGCGCTCTCGCTGGGCCTCATCGGATTGGCCGAGGCGCTGCCGTTCATCGGGTTCGCGCTGTGGGCGGGGCACGTGGCGGACCGCGTCGATCGGCGCAAGCTGACCATCGGCGCCACCGTCGTGCTGACGCTCTGCTCCGCGGCGCTGCTCGCGCTGTCGCTGGCGCCGCCGGCGGCGCGCACGCACGTGGCGCTGATCTACGCGATCATCTTCGTCAGCGGCATCGCGCGCAGCTTCCTCAATCCCGCGCGCACGGCGCTGAGCACGGAGCTGGTGCCGCGCGCGCTGCTCGCGAACTCGCTGACGTGGCGCAGCACGACCTGGCAGACGGCCGCCGTCGGCGGGCCGGCGCTGGGCGGCGTGCTGTACGCGCTCGCGGGCGCGCCGCTCGCCTACGCGCTGGACACCGCGCTGATGCTGATCGCGCTGGTGGCGTTCGTGCGCGTGCGGCACACGCCCGCGCCGCGCCCGCCCGCTACGGTGTCGGTGGGCCGCAGCCTGCTCGAAGGGATCGCCTTCGTGCGGCGCCAGCCGGTGCTGCTGGGCGCGATGTCGCTCGACCTGTTCTCGGTGCTGTTCGGCGGCGCGGTCGCGCTGCTGCCGATCTTCGCCAACGAGATCCTGCGCGTCGGCCCGCAGGGGCTCGGCATGCTGCGCGCGGCGCCGGCGGCGGGCGCGGTGCTCGTGTCGCTCTGGCTCGCGCACCGGCCGCCCGTGTCGCGCACCGGCCCGGTGCTGCTCGGCGTCGTCGCGGCGTTCGGGCTGACGATGATCGGCTTCGGGCTGTCGCGCAGCTTCGCGCTGTCGGTGGCGCTGCTGGTGGCGAGCGGCGGCGTGGACATGGTGAGCGTCAACATCCGCTCGATGCTGCTGCAGCTCCTGGTGCCGGAGCACCTGCTGGGACGCGTGTCGTCGGTGAACCAGATCTTCATCGGCTCGTCGAACGAGATCGGCGCGTTCGAGAGCGGCGTCGCGGCCCGGCTGCTCGGCGCGGCGCCGTCGGTGGTGCTGGGCGGCGCGCTGACGCTGGCGGTGGTGGGCGTGACCGCGTGGGCGGTGCCGGCGCTGCGGAAGATGGGCGCGATCCCGCACGCGGACGATCGCGCGGCGGCGTGA
- a CDS encoding menaquinone biosynthesis family protein codes for MTTATTPRTIHVSHSPDSDDAFMFYALAEEKIDTEGLRYVHELQDIESLNQRARRGELEVTAVSIHAFAYIADRYALLPSGASIGDRYGPRLVARTPLTRADVKGKRIAVPGPLTSAYLALRLYEPDFEPVWTPFDRIEDVVEAGEVDLGLLIHEGQLTFQDRGLHLVADMGEWWFGETGLPLPLGGNVVRKDLGPELTEKIARHLHASIAYSLTHRQAALDHAMQYARGLDPAKADTFVGMYVNDWTLDYGARGREAVRLFLRRGHEAGILPHPVDVTFVGD; via the coding sequence ATGACGACCGCCACCACGCCCCGCACGATCCACGTCTCGCACAGCCCCGACTCGGACGACGCGTTCATGTTCTACGCGCTGGCCGAGGAGAAGATCGACACCGAGGGGCTGCGCTACGTCCACGAGCTGCAGGACATCGAGTCGCTGAACCAGCGCGCCCGCCGCGGGGAGCTCGAGGTCACCGCCGTCTCCATCCACGCGTTCGCGTACATCGCCGACCGCTACGCGCTGCTGCCGTCGGGCGCGTCGATCGGCGACCGCTACGGGCCGCGCCTGGTCGCGCGCACGCCGCTCACGCGGGCCGACGTGAAGGGGAAGCGCATCGCCGTCCCGGGGCCGCTCACCAGCGCGTACCTCGCGCTGCGGCTGTACGAGCCGGACTTCGAGCCCGTGTGGACGCCGTTCGACCGCATCGAGGACGTCGTCGAGGCGGGCGAGGTCGACCTCGGCCTCCTGATCCACGAGGGGCAGCTGACGTTCCAGGACCGCGGGCTGCACCTGGTGGCCGACATGGGCGAGTGGTGGTTCGGCGAGACGGGCCTCCCGCTCCCCCTCGGCGGCAACGTCGTGCGGAAGGACCTCGGGCCCGAGCTGACCGAGAAGATCGCGCGCCACCTGCACGCCAGCATCGCGTACAGCCTCACGCACCGGCAGGCCGCGCTCGACCACGCGATGCAGTACGCGCGCGGGCTCGACCCGGCCAAGGCGGACACGTTCGTCGGCATGTACGTCAACGACTGGACGCTGGACTACGGCGCGCGCGGCCGCGAGGCGGTCCGGCTCTTCCTGCGCCGCGGGCACGAAGCGGGCATCCTCCCGCATCCGGTCGACGTGACGTTCGTCGGCGACTGA
- a CDS encoding DUF6188 family protein: MSASLDESPDRHVLTLLDHRVTQFVVELGAVRLLTWTLHDALELRVGVAFHLRQADGVSRRIDPQEPEQLAPLLTLVGRRAESLEVEREGALLVAFSDGTMLSVAPHARHEAWRLQGAGGLEGLDYRCAAGGGAPWTG, from the coding sequence ATGTCCGCCTCGCTCGACGAATCGCCCGACCGGCACGTGCTCACCCTGCTCGACCATCGCGTCACGCAGTTCGTCGTGGAGCTGGGCGCGGTGCGGCTGCTGACCTGGACGCTGCACGACGCGCTGGAGCTGCGCGTGGGCGTCGCCTTCCACCTGCGGCAGGCCGACGGGGTGTCGCGGCGGATCGACCCGCAGGAGCCCGAGCAGCTGGCGCCGCTGCTGACGCTCGTCGGCCGGCGGGCGGAGTCGCTGGAGGTCGAGCGCGAGGGCGCGCTGCTGGTGGCGTTCAGCGACGGGACGATGCTGAGCGTCGCGCCGCACGCGCGGCACGAGGCGTGGCGGCTGCAGGGCGCCGGCGGGCTGGAGGGGCTGGACTACCGCTGCGCGGCCGGCGGCGGTGCGCCGTGGACGGGCTGA
- a CDS encoding HD domain-containing phosphohydrolase, with translation MIDSSSTAPSTAPAPNAARPPDDARGAVRILVVDDEETIRLALGRFLRARAYEVEAVPSGAAALAAITPGRFALMLCDVRMPGVNGVEVVAQARALDPELAVVMLSAVNDAATARAAFVAGAVDYLLKPVELAVLLQAVEQALHRRALVVKQREIERAIRDEVASATEQLERDRNALHAVSVEVAEALVTAMEAKDPFLRGASQRTADLASSIAVELRLDEDATEAVRLAGRLHDVGMIGIRESVLHKPGRLTPEEYAHVQEHVRIGLDILAPLRHLSETLRFVGDHHEHFDGKGYPRGLAGEEISIGGRILAAADAFEAITSKRSYQQPMEPAAAVAYLESRVGTLLDPAVYAALRTAVARGRALTFLE, from the coding sequence ATGATCGACTCCTCTTCCACCGCGCCTTCCACCGCGCCGGCGCCGAACGCCGCACGCCCGCCCGACGACGCGCGTGGCGCCGTCCGCATCCTCGTCGTCGACGACGAGGAGACGATCCGCCTCGCGCTCGGCCGCTTCCTGCGCGCGCGCGCGTACGAGGTGGAGGCGGTGCCGTCCGGCGCGGCCGCGCTGGCGGCGATCACGCCGGGCCGCTTCGCGCTCATGCTGTGCGACGTGCGCATGCCGGGCGTCAACGGCGTCGAGGTCGTGGCGCAGGCGCGCGCGCTCGACCCGGAGCTCGCGGTCGTGATGCTGAGCGCCGTCAACGACGCGGCCACCGCGCGCGCGGCGTTCGTCGCCGGCGCGGTGGACTACCTGCTCAAGCCCGTCGAGCTGGCGGTGCTGCTGCAGGCCGTCGAGCAGGCGCTGCATCGCCGCGCGCTGGTGGTGAAGCAGCGCGAGATCGAGCGCGCGATCCGCGACGAGGTGGCCAGCGCCACCGAGCAGCTGGAGCGCGACCGCAACGCGCTGCACGCGGTGAGCGTGGAGGTCGCGGAGGCGCTGGTGACGGCGATGGAGGCGAAGGACCCGTTCCTGCGCGGCGCGTCGCAGCGCACGGCGGACCTCGCGTCGTCGATCGCCGTCGAGCTGCGGCTGGACGAGGACGCGACGGAGGCGGTGCGCCTCGCGGGCCGCCTGCACGACGTGGGGATGATCGGCATCCGCGAGAGCGTGCTGCACAAGCCGGGACGCCTGACGCCCGAGGAGTACGCGCACGTGCAGGAGCACGTCCGCATCGGCCTCGACATCCTGGCGCCGCTGCGCCACCTGAGCGAGACGCTGCGCTTCGTGGGCGACCACCACGAGCACTTCGACGGCAAGGGCTATCCGCGCGGGCTGGCCGGCGAGGAGATCTCGATCGGCGGTCGCATCCTCGCCGCGGCGGACGCGTTCGAGGCGATCACGTCCAAGCGCAGCTACCAGCAGCCGATGGAGCCCGCGGCGGCGGTGGCGTATCTGGAGAGCCGCGTGGGGACGCTGCTCGATCCCGCCGTCTATGCGGCGCTGCGGACCGCCGTCGCTCGCGGGCGAGCCCTCACGTTCCTCGAGTAG
- a CDS encoding GNAT family N-acetyltransferase translates to MSSITPTPPAATLRRATPGDAVALAELAARTFRETYAPPAGPCDPADVEAYVADHFGPALQGAELADARLRVVVAESGGALAGYAVVRTASRPGEADNFAPASEQEATALLEVATAELARLYVDRPWHGSGVAARLLDAARAEAAAAGAGALWFSVYQRNPRAVAFYRKRGARTIATATFTMGREVQHDWLMAVPTTSGGAT, encoded by the coding sequence GTGAGCTCCATCACCCCCACCCCGCCCGCCGCCACGCTGCGCCGCGCGACCCCCGGCGACGCGGTCGCGCTGGCGGAGCTCGCCGCGCGGACCTTCCGCGAGACGTACGCGCCGCCGGCCGGGCCCTGCGATCCCGCCGACGTCGAGGCGTACGTCGCCGACCACTTCGGGCCGGCGCTGCAGGGGGCCGAGCTGGCCGACGCGCGCCTGCGGGTCGTGGTGGCCGAGTCGGGCGGGGCGCTGGCCGGGTACGCGGTGGTGCGCACGGCGTCGCGCCCGGGCGAGGCGGACAACTTCGCGCCAGCGTCGGAGCAGGAAGCGACAGCGCTCCTGGAAGTGGCGACCGCGGAGCTCGCCCGGCTCTACGTGGACCGTCCGTGGCACGGCAGCGGGGTGGCGGCGCGGCTGCTCGACGCGGCCCGAGCGGAGGCCGCAGCCGCCGGGGCGGGGGCGCTCTGGTTCTCGGTCTACCAGCGGAACCCGCGCGCGGTCGCGTTCTACCGGAAGCGGGGCGCACGGACCATCGCGACCGCGACGTTCACGATGGGGCGCGAGGTGCAGCACGACTGGCTGATGGCGGTGCCGACGACGTCGGGTGGCGCGACGTGA
- a CDS encoding amidase codes for MDRRRFLGTGALGAAALGAAALATGRPLGAAAPLPSSTAATPVGQDFAFAEATVADLQAHMAAGRHTARAIAEAHLTRIAALDHAGPDVRSVIEVNPEALEIADRLDAERKAGRVRGPLHGIPVLLKDNIDTGDRMLTTAGSLALAGAPAPRDAFLATRLREAGAVLLGKTNLSEWANFRSTRSTSGWSGRGGQTRNPYALDRTPCGSSSGSGAAIAASFATLAVGTETDGSIVCPSSSCGIVGLKPTLGLVSRSGIVPIAHSQDTAGPMTRTVRDAALLLGVLASGGADPRDAATVAAQRHVLADYAQGLDAGALKGARVGVAREFFGFHPQVDEVLEEALRAIRAAGAVLVDDVRLPTRGKFDAGEFEVLLWEFKADLNAYLAARGPTAGVRTLADVIAFNERERAREMPWFGQELMVRAQAKTPLTDPKYRTTLARIRRQAGVQGIDAMLAAHRLDVVVAPTGGPAWVIDLLNGDHFGGGFSSASAVAGYPHVTVPAGFVAGLPVGLSFFAGAWSDARLLRYAYAFEQATRLRRPPTFQAGASAH; via the coding sequence ATGGATCGTCGCCGCTTCCTCGGGACGGGCGCGCTGGGCGCCGCCGCACTGGGCGCCGCCGCGCTGGCTACCGGACGCCCGCTGGGCGCCGCCGCCCCGCTCCCGTCCTCCACCGCCGCCACGCCCGTCGGGCAGGACTTCGCGTTCGCGGAGGCGACCGTCGCCGACCTCCAGGCGCACATGGCCGCGGGCCGGCACACCGCGCGCGCGATCGCGGAGGCGCACCTGACGCGCATCGCGGCGCTGGACCACGCGGGGCCCGACGTGCGCAGCGTGATCGAGGTGAACCCCGAGGCGCTGGAGATCGCCGACCGGCTGGACGCGGAGCGGAAGGCGGGGCGGGTGCGCGGGCCGCTGCACGGGATCCCGGTGCTGCTGAAGGACAACATCGACACCGGCGACCGGATGCTGACGACCGCCGGCTCGCTGGCGCTGGCCGGCGCCCCCGCGCCGCGCGACGCCTTCCTCGCCACGCGGCTGCGCGAGGCCGGCGCGGTCCTCCTCGGCAAGACGAACCTCAGCGAGTGGGCCAACTTCCGCTCGACGCGCTCGACCAGCGGCTGGAGCGGCCGCGGAGGGCAGACGCGGAACCCGTACGCGCTCGATCGGACGCCGTGCGGCTCCAGCTCGGGGTCGGGGGCGGCGATCGCGGCCAGCTTCGCGACGCTGGCGGTGGGCACCGAGACGGACGGCTCGATCGTCTGCCCGTCGTCGTCCTGCGGGATCGTGGGGCTCAAGCCGACGCTCGGGCTGGTGAGCCGGAGCGGGATCGTCCCCATCGCGCACTCGCAGGACACCGCCGGCCCGATGACCCGCACGGTCCGCGACGCGGCGCTCCTGCTGGGTGTCCTCGCGTCCGGGGGCGCCGACCCGCGCGACGCGGCCACGGTCGCGGCGCAGCGGCACGTGCTCGCGGACTACGCGCAGGGGCTGGACGCCGGCGCGCTCAAGGGCGCGCGCGTGGGCGTGGCGCGCGAGTTCTTCGGCTTCCACCCGCAGGTGGACGAGGTGCTGGAGGAGGCGCTGCGGGCGATCCGCGCGGCCGGCGCGGTGCTGGTGGACGACGTGCGGCTGCCGACGCGCGGGAAGTTCGACGCGGGCGAGTTCGAGGTGCTGCTGTGGGAGTTCAAGGCGGACCTGAACGCCTACCTGGCCGCGCGCGGCCCGACCGCGGGCGTGCGCACGCTGGCCGACGTCATCGCCTTCAATGAGAGGGAGCGCGCGCGCGAGATGCCCTGGTTCGGGCAGGAGCTGATGGTGCGCGCGCAGGCCAAGACGCCGCTCACCGACCCGAAGTACCGCACGACGCTGGCGCGCATCCGCCGTCAGGCGGGGGTCCAGGGGATCGACGCGATGCTCGCGGCGCACCGGCTGGACGTCGTCGTCGCGCCGACGGGCGGGCCGGCCTGGGTGATCGACCTGCTGAACGGCGACCACTTCGGCGGCGGGTTCTCGTCCGCGTCGGCGGTGGCGGGCTACCCCCACGTGACGGTGCCGGCGGGGTTCGTGGCGGGGCTGCCGGTGGGGCTGTCGTTCTTCGCGGGGGCGTGGTCGGACGCGCGGCTGCTGCGCTACGCGTACGCGTTCGAGCAGGCGACCCGGCTGCGGCGCCCGCCGACCTTCCAGGCCGGGGCGAGCGCGCACTAG